A portion of the Cellulophaga algicola DSM 14237 genome contains these proteins:
- a CDS encoding BspA family leucine-rich repeat surface protein translates to MKNIFTLLNLVFLVCTLLISCKTENKEETNSNAIQLIKSQDSIQGLTPNIQEEKTTISVSDTIPSGFITQWYLDYEDTITILTDVPDYTYDYIIDWGDGTKDSQVQEDITHSYDEGGYYTVTITGMFPCFILAESDDTEKLRSVEQWGTQKWESMKGAFEGCKYLNIKATDTPDLSKVTNMQYMFYQCGDLYGNFKDWNTSKVTKMSGMFVEIDSFNEDISSWDTCKVTDMNYMFQYTSSFNQPIGNWNTSNVKDMEGMFAGASAFNQDISNWNTSNVTNMSSMFYKAELFNQPIGKWNTSNVTNMSSMFEKASSFNQDISNWNTSKVTKFSKMFSFTQNFNQPIGNWNTSNVTDISGIFYEAKSFNQPIGNWNISKVTSLKQVFYKADSFNQDINNWDTSNVTDMNETFYYAKSFNQPLEKWDISNVKSLKDLFFRAHSFNQTLNNWDTSNITSLENVFDGAWSFNQPLNNWNTSNVTTMKNMFHQANAFDQNISNWDTSKVTTMKSMFAEAKAFNKPIGNWDISNVENINEMFLIAESFNQDINDWDISKLTVLEKVFYSAASFNQPLNNWNIANITSIFALFHSAESFNQNINNWDTSNLKIMSSAFHAAKAYNQPLNNWDTHNVMRMANVFGYAESFNQDINNWDTSNVKSMNNMFNNAIAFNQDISDWDTSNVTNMDSMFEAASLFDQDISKWNTSKVKYMSSMFRNALTFNQNLSTWHISKLTSVSDMFQDSNLSTENYDNLLIGWQNQENNNRLTFGVGKTTYSTKGKEAREKIISKGWEIYDGGLRK, encoded by the coding sequence ATGAAAAACATATTTACCTTACTCAATTTAGTTTTTTTAGTATGTACACTATTAATTTCTTGTAAGACAGAGAATAAAGAAGAAACTAATTCAAACGCTATACAATTAATAAAATCACAGGACTCAATACAGGGGCTAACTCCAAATATACAGGAAGAAAAAACTACTATTTCTGTATCAGATACCATTCCTAGTGGTTTTATAACCCAATGGTATCTAGACTATGAAGATACTATCACAATACTTACTGATGTTCCTGATTATACATATGATTATATTATTGATTGGGGTGATGGAACTAAGGATAGCCAAGTACAAGAAGACATAACTCACTCTTATGATGAAGGCGGGTACTATACGGTTACTATTACGGGAATGTTTCCGTGCTTTATTTTAGCTGAGTCTGATGACACAGAAAAACTAAGGTCTGTAGAACAATGGGGGACTCAAAAATGGGAATCTATGAAGGGTGCCTTTGAAGGCTGTAAGTATTTAAATATTAAAGCAACAGATACTCCAGATTTATCTAAGGTAACAAATATGCAATATATGTTTTATCAATGTGGCGATTTATATGGAAATTTTAAAGATTGGAATACTTCAAAAGTGACTAAAATGAGCGGTATGTTTGTAGAAATCGACAGTTTTAATGAAGATATTAGTAGTTGGGATACCTGTAAAGTAACCGATATGAATTATATGTTTCAGTACACTTCAAGTTTTAATCAGCCTATTGGCAATTGGAACACCTCTAATGTGAAGGATATGGAAGGTATGTTTGCTGGTGCAAGCGCATTTAATCAAGACATAAGTAATTGGAACACATCTAATGTAACAAATATGTCTTCAATGTTTTACAAGGCAGAATTATTTAACCAACCTATAGGCAAATGGAATACTTCTAACGTCACCAATATGAGTTCTATGTTTGAGAAAGCTAGTAGCTTTAATCAAGATATTAGTAATTGGAACACCTCTAAGGTTACTAAATTCTCTAAGATGTTTTCTTTTACTCAAAATTTTAATCAACCTATTGGTAATTGGAATACTTCTAATGTAACAGATATTTCTGGCATATTCTATGAAGCAAAATCGTTTAATCAACCCATAGGTAACTGGAACATTTCAAAAGTGACCAGTCTAAAACAAGTATTTTACAAGGCTGATTCATTTAATCAAGATATTAATAATTGGGATACTTCTAATGTAACAGATATGAATGAAACATTTTATTATGCTAAATCATTTAACCAACCATTAGAAAAATGGGATATCTCAAATGTTAAGAGTTTGAAAGACTTGTTTTTTAGAGCCCATTCTTTTAATCAAACACTTAATAACTGGGATACTTCTAATATTACTAGTTTGGAAAATGTATTTGATGGAGCATGGTCTTTTAATCAACCTCTTAACAATTGGAATACATCTAATGTCACAACAATGAAAAACATGTTTCATCAAGCAAATGCTTTTGATCAAAACATAAGTAACTGGGACACTTCAAAGGTCACAACAATGAAATCTATGTTTGCGGAAGCAAAGGCTTTTAATAAACCGATTGGTAATTGGGATATCTCTAATGTAGAAAATATAAATGAGATGTTTTTAATAGCCGAATCATTTAATCAAGATATAAATGATTGGGATATATCAAAATTAACAGTTTTAGAAAAAGTATTCTATAGTGCTGCTTCATTTAATCAACCTCTTAATAATTGGAACATCGCTAATATTACAAGTATATTTGCTTTGTTTCATAGTGCAGAATCATTCAATCAAAATATAAACAATTGGGACACCTCTAATCTTAAAATTATGTCTTCTGCTTTTCATGCTGCCAAGGCATATAATCAACCTCTTAATAACTGGGATACCCACAACGTTATGCGCATGGCAAACGTTTTTGGATATGCTGAATCATTTAACCAAGATATCAATAATTGGGATACCTCTAATGTTAAGTCTATGAACAATATGTTCAATAATGCAATTGCTTTTAATCAAGATATTAGTGATTGGGACACCTCTAATGTTACTAATATGGATTCTATGTTTGAAGCTGCCAGTTTATTTGATCAAGATATAAGTAAATGGAATACATCTAAGGTTAAGTACATGAGTTCTATGTTCAGAAATGCACTTACTTTTAATCAAAATCTATCAACATGGCATATCTCTAAATTAACTTCTGTTTCAGATATGTTTCAAGATTCAAATCTATCGACAGAAAATTATGATAATTTATTAATAGGGTGGCAAAATCAAGAAAATAACAATCGCTTGACTTTTGGAGTAGGAAAAACAACATATTCTACTAAGGGAAAAGAAGCTAGAGAAAAAATAATAAGTAAAGGCTGGGAAATATATGATGGAGGACTTCGTAAATAA
- a CDS encoding TonB-dependent receptor, translated as MHFLTAITTLLLVNLGFSQTGSLAGTVLLNDGTPVINAHIKIIGTTHSAVTDFDGQFKINEINYGSYQIDISTIEANKKTIAITIDQEKNSITTTVTRKTNELSEVVVNGQSKETKIETAGYAVNVVKTEEASIRNIQTNELLNTTVGVKIRQNGGLGSEVSYSLNGLSGSSIRIFIDGIPSSIYGSSFSLNSIPPSMIKNIEVYKGVVPGHLADDALGGAINIVLHKEAKNNFNTAISYGSFNTLQASANGVYRFKESGFTVKASLFHNYSDNDYKVSGRSVVVTGIGGVQTPITARRFNDAYSSTGGMAQIGFTTVKWADQFLIGFTGSDDYKEVQHGAFMTITPYKDRFLESNALLANLIYQKKDVFTKGFDVQINGLYGKRNRAVNDTAAAAYSWSGRRAIDFRGNEYEYTWGSQQEGGPTLAKIERKVASIRTGVSYTINAHHKVLANHSYSGIDREDSDALQSVLENTFKGTRDLHKNIYALTYELTAFDQKLKASFFGKYYYQKTISIDPAIEEGENGTDVIVDEIVSSTNKDEGYGFATSYAIIPNITLLASAEKAIRLPDETEVFGNDGDNVIANTSIRPEKSKNYNLGIRFGMFKLNKHQFTVSTNFFTRNITDRIGLPIETSLNVDDELIIYVNQGNAKSKGIDAQLNYTYHNNLGVNFTISRFDLTTTSGAGTEFDIPNTPFFTMNGSLRYLFKNVVQKKSRLSLFYSIYFTDDFSYLTNQGSNTVGDDFFKVPEQLSQDLGLSYAFPNKKFVMSFDIKNIFDKPVYDNLSVQKPGRAFYLKLNYTINNL; from the coding sequence ATGCATTTTTTAACCGCCATTACCACTTTATTACTAGTCAACCTAGGGTTTTCTCAAACAGGTTCATTAGCAGGAACTGTCCTACTAAATGATGGCACTCCTGTTATAAATGCTCATATCAAAATAATTGGCACAACACATAGTGCAGTAACCGATTTTGATGGCCAATTTAAAATTAATGAAATAAATTATGGATCGTATCAAATAGATATATCTACCATTGAAGCCAACAAGAAAACAATAGCTATCACTATAGACCAGGAAAAAAATTCGATTACTACCACTGTGACTAGAAAAACCAACGAACTAAGTGAAGTGGTTGTCAACGGCCAGAGTAAAGAAACTAAGATAGAAACGGCCGGTTATGCCGTAAACGTTGTTAAAACAGAAGAAGCCAGCATCCGAAACATTCAAACAAACGAATTATTAAATACTACCGTTGGTGTAAAAATTCGCCAAAATGGAGGCTTAGGATCTGAAGTTAGCTATAGTTTAAATGGCTTATCTGGAAGTTCTATTCGAATTTTTATAGATGGAATTCCTAGTTCAATTTATGGTTCTTCATTTAGCCTAAATAGTATTCCTCCTTCTATGATTAAAAATATTGAGGTCTATAAAGGTGTTGTTCCTGGGCATTTAGCAGATGATGCTTTAGGTGGCGCTATAAATATAGTGCTCCATAAAGAAGCTAAAAATAATTTTAACACCGCTATTTCCTATGGTTCTTTTAATACGCTACAAGCCAGTGCGAATGGTGTATATCGATTTAAAGAATCTGGTTTTACCGTTAAAGCATCACTTTTTCATAATTATTCTGATAATGATTATAAAGTTTCTGGCAGAAGCGTTGTAGTTACGGGTATTGGAGGAGTACAAACCCCGATTACCGCTAGAAGATTTAATGATGCCTATAGTTCTACTGGCGGAATGGCACAAATTGGTTTTACAACCGTAAAATGGGCCGATCAATTTTTAATAGGTTTTACAGGTTCTGATGATTATAAAGAGGTACAGCATGGGGCTTTTATGACTATAACACCTTATAAAGACAGGTTTCTAGAATCAAATGCTTTATTAGCAAACTTAATCTATCAAAAGAAAGATGTATTTACGAAAGGTTTTGATGTACAAATAAATGGTTTGTATGGCAAAAGAAATCGCGCTGTTAATGATACTGCTGCCGCAGCTTATAGTTGGAGTGGCAGAAGAGCTATTGATTTTAGAGGAAATGAGTATGAATATACATGGGGATCTCAACAAGAAGGCGGTCCTACCTTAGCTAAAATTGAGAGAAAAGTGGCATCGATTAGAACTGGAGTGTCCTATACAATTAACGCTCACCATAAAGTTTTAGCAAACCATAGTTATAGCGGTATTGACCGAGAAGATAGTGATGCGTTGCAATCTGTATTAGAAAACACCTTTAAAGGAACAAGGGATTTACATAAAAATATTTACGCTTTAACTTATGAACTAACCGCTTTTGATCAAAAGCTAAAAGCTAGTTTCTTTGGTAAGTATTACTATCAAAAGACAATAAGTATAGATCCAGCCATTGAAGAAGGTGAAAATGGGACCGATGTTATCGTTGACGAAATTGTAAGCAGCACCAATAAAGATGAAGGGTATGGTTTTGCTACTTCTTATGCTATTATCCCAAACATTACTTTATTAGCCTCCGCAGAAAAAGCTATTCGTTTACCAGACGAAACAGAAGTATTTGGTAATGATGGAGATAATGTAATAGCCAATACAAGTATTAGACCCGAAAAAAGCAAGAACTATAACCTAGGAATCCGATTTGGAATGTTTAAACTAAACAAACATCAATTTACGGTTTCAACTAATTTTTTCACTAGAAATATCACAGATAGAATTGGTCTGCCCATTGAAACATCACTAAATGTTGATGATGAATTAATTATTTATGTAAACCAAGGCAATGCAAAATCAAAAGGAATAGATGCCCAATTAAACTATACTTACCATAATAACCTAGGAGTAAACTTTACTATTTCTCGTTTTGATTTGACAACAACATCAGGCGCAGGAACAGAATTTGACATTCCCAATACTCCATTTTTCACTATGAATGGTAGCCTACGTTATTTATTTAAAAATGTAGTTCAGAAAAAATCTCGTTTAAGCTTATTCTACTCCATATACTTTACTGATGATTTCTCTTACTTAACAAACCAAGGGTCAAATACTGTAGGAGACGACTTTTTTAAAGTACCTGAACAATTAAGCCAAGATCTTGGACTTAGCTACGCTTTTCCCAATAAAAAATTTGTAATGAGTTTTGACATTAAAAACATATTTGACAAACCTGTTTATGACAACTTATCCGTACAGAAACCGGGAAGAGCTTTTTATCTAAAATTAAATTACACCATCAATAATTTATAA
- the dnaB gene encoding replicative DNA helicase, with the protein MEKPSPIVGHKIDKSNLISLERGKIPPQAIDLEEVVIGAMMIDKKGIDEVIDILHPEVFYKDAHRFIYEAIFKLFETSEPVDLLTVSSQLKKDGKLEAAGGDFYLIKLTQKVASSAHIEFHARIILQKYIQRSLIKISNEIIQAAYDEATDVFDLLDTAESKLYDVTQGNLKRSAETAQNLVIQAKKRIEEIANKEGLSGVPSGFDKVDKLTSGWQPSDLIIIAARPGMGKTALTLSMARNMAVNSNIPVAFFSLEMSSVQLITRLISSETGLSSEKLRTGKLEKHEWEQLNVKVKTLEKAPLFIDDTPSLSIFDLRAKARRLASQHGIRMIMIDYLQLMTAGGSQKGGGNREQEISTISRNLKALAKELSVPVIALSQLSRAVETRGGTKRPLLSDLRESGAIEQDADIVSFIYRPEYYKIDEWDDDERSPTAGQGEFIVAKHRNGGLENIRLKFIGNQGKFDNLDDFDSPFEFQSKMNDGEENPFATKNLPNADQAFGSSMNETPPDFDDSDVPF; encoded by the coding sequence ATGGAGAAACCGAGTCCGATAGTAGGTCACAAAATAGACAAGTCTAATTTAATTAGCTTAGAGCGTGGGAAAATTCCGCCTCAAGCAATTGATTTAGAGGAGGTTGTGATAGGGGCAATGATGATAGATAAGAAAGGTATCGATGAGGTTATTGATATTCTTCACCCAGAAGTTTTTTATAAAGATGCCCATAGATTTATCTATGAAGCGATCTTTAAGTTGTTTGAAACCTCAGAACCAGTCGATTTATTAACCGTTTCTTCGCAATTAAAGAAGGATGGAAAATTAGAAGCTGCAGGAGGAGATTTTTATTTGATAAAATTGACTCAAAAAGTGGCTTCATCTGCCCATATTGAGTTTCATGCTCGTATCATTTTACAAAAATATATTCAGCGTAGTCTAATCAAAATTTCAAATGAAATTATTCAAGCTGCTTATGATGAAGCAACAGATGTATTTGATTTATTAGATACGGCAGAATCTAAATTGTATGATGTTACTCAAGGAAATTTAAAACGATCTGCAGAAACTGCTCAGAATTTAGTAATTCAGGCTAAAAAGAGAATTGAAGAAATTGCCAATAAAGAAGGGCTAAGTGGTGTACCTTCTGGCTTTGATAAAGTAGATAAGCTAACTTCTGGATGGCAGCCGAGTGATTTAATTATTATCGCAGCACGTCCTGGTATGGGTAAAACAGCTTTGACCCTGTCTATGGCAAGAAACATGGCGGTCAACTCTAATATCCCTGTAGCTTTCTTCTCTCTGGAGATGTCTTCTGTACAATTAATTACCCGTTTAATTTCTTCTGAGACAGGTTTGTCATCAGAAAAATTACGTACCGGTAAATTAGAGAAGCATGAATGGGAGCAATTAAATGTGAAGGTGAAAACATTAGAAAAAGCACCTTTGTTTATTGATGATACACCCTCGCTTTCTATCTTTGATTTAAGAGCAAAAGCAAGACGTTTGGCATCCCAACATGGTATCCGAATGATCATGATAGATTACTTGCAGTTAATGACCGCTGGGGGAAGCCAGAAGGGTGGTGGTAACCGTGAACAGGAGATCTCGACCATTTCGCGTAACCTAAAAGCATTAGCAAAAGAATTAAGTGTACCTGTAATTGCCCTATCGCAGCTTTCGCGTGCGGTAGAAACAAGAGGGGGTACAAAGAGACCATTACTTTCGGATCTTAGGGAATCTGGTGCAATTGAGCAAGATGCAGATATTGTATCTTTTATCTATAGACCAGAATACTATAAGATTGATGAATGGGATGATGATGAACGCTCACCGACTGCAGGTCAAGGAGAGTTCATTGTGGCAAAGCACAGGAATGGTGGTTTAGAGAATATTAGGTTAAAGTTTATTGGTAATCAAGGTAAATTTGATAATTTAGATGACTTTGATTCTCCTTTTGAGTTTCAATCAAAAATGAATGATGGAGAAGAAAATCCATTTGCCACTAAAAACCTTCCAAATGCAGATCAAGCTTTTGGTAGTTCTATGAATGAAACACCGCCAGATTTTGATGATAGTGATGTCCCTTTCTAA
- a CDS encoding acetyl-CoA carboxylase carboxyltransferase subunit alpha, translated as MEYLDFELPIKELEEQLDKCMIIGEESDVDVTETCKQIEKKLLETRKDIYKNLTAWQRVQLSRHPNRPYTLDYINAICGETFLELHGDRNVKDDKAMIGGLGKIGDQSFMFVGQQKGYNTKTRQYRNFGMANPEGYRKALRLMKSAEKFNVPVVCFIDTPGAYPGIEAEERGQGEAIARNILEMTRLKVPIIVVIIGEGASGGALGIGVGDKVLMLENTWYSVISPESCSSILWRSWEYKEIAAEALKLTATDMKKLKIIDEIVREPVGGAHSYRDKTFEIVKNKILTHFEELKKLSPKDLVNKRMDKYANMGVFNG; from the coding sequence ATGGAATATTTAGATTTTGAACTTCCCATAAAGGAACTAGAAGAACAATTAGATAAGTGCATGATTATTGGTGAAGAGAGTGATGTAGATGTTACAGAGACCTGCAAACAAATAGAAAAAAAGCTTCTTGAAACCCGTAAGGATATATATAAAAACTTAACCGCTTGGCAGCGCGTACAGTTGTCTAGGCACCCAAACAGACCCTATACACTTGATTATATTAACGCCATCTGTGGAGAAACTTTTTTAGAACTTCATGGGGATCGTAATGTAAAAGATGATAAGGCAATGATTGGTGGTCTTGGAAAAATTGGCGATCAAAGCTTCATGTTCGTAGGACAGCAAAAGGGATATAATACTAAAACACGTCAATACCGAAATTTTGGTATGGCGAATCCTGAAGGATACCGTAAAGCCCTGCGATTGATGAAATCTGCAGAGAAATTTAATGTTCCTGTAGTATGTTTTATTGATACTCCAGGTGCATACCCAGGTATTGAAGCAGAAGAACGTGGTCAAGGAGAAGCAATTGCACGTAATATTCTTGAAATGACACGCTTAAAAGTACCTATCATTGTTGTGATAATTGGTGAAGGTGCCTCTGGTGGAGCTTTAGGGATTGGCGTAGGAGATAAAGTTTTAATGTTAGAGAATACATGGTATTCTGTAATTTCTCCAGAATCTTGCTCTTCTATTTTATGGAGAAGCTGGGAATATAAAGAAATTGCAGCAGAAGCTCTTAAACTTACTGCTACAGATATGAAAAAGTTGAAAATTATTGATGAAATTGTAAGAGAACCAGTAGGCGGCGCTCATAGTTACAGAGATAAAACTTTTGAAATTGTAAAAAACAAAATTTTAACACATTTTGAAGAGCTTAAAAAGTTATCACCAAAAGATTTAGTAAATAAGAGAATGGACAAGTACGCCAACATGGGGGTATTTAACGGTTAA
- a CDS encoding SH3 domain-containing protein, producing the protein MKKTIFIIYFISLCSCTTDNKKNRNNGRENLKNIIEKTEQRIDYTYVIAKSGLNYRTEPNGDVIGKFKFGNKLNIIMNTGITKYIYDNGYIIKGEWLGIESQNDTVYTFGGYLSKDKDINIYKSKKRLRYLYYSNGGLIGYFSDGTITGCARCDPDMSNISSMYTSQTTGRTYTVNDRGEILEENNYSYDYGDGPTIIKPIEVDEYGAREWGIINYKEVF; encoded by the coding sequence ATGAAAAAAACAATCTTCATCATTTATTTTATTTCCTTATGTAGCTGTACAACTGATAATAAGAAAAATAGAAATAATGGACGAGAGAACCTCAAAAACATAATAGAAAAAACTGAACAACGGATTGACTATACATACGTAATTGCAAAATCAGGATTAAATTATAGAACAGAACCTAATGGAGATGTTATTGGGAAATTCAAATTTGGCAATAAGCTAAATATTATCATGAATACAGGTATTACTAAATACATATACGATAATGGTTATATTATTAAAGGGGAATGGTTAGGTATAGAATCGCAAAATGATACTGTATATACTTTTGGAGGATATTTATCTAAAGATAAGGATATAAATATTTATAAATCTAAAAAGCGATTAAGATATTTATATTATTCAAATGGTGGTTTAATAGGTTACTTTAGTGATGGGACTATAACAGGATGTGCAAGATGTGACCCAGATATGAGTAATATAAGTTCTATGTATACAAGTCAAACTACAGGAAGAACTTATACCGTAAATGATAGGGGAGAAATATTAGAAGAAAATAATTATAGTTATGACTATGGTGATGGTCCAACAATAATTAAACCGATTGAAGTTGATGAATATGGTGCAAGAGAATGGGGAATTATTAACTACAAGGAAGTTTTCTGA
- a CDS encoding lipocalin family protein, whose protein sequence is MNIYIIAIISLLLLLCNSDKNSIVGNWQIISLQSDRGNELKEGDYSYTYAFRKDGTYESHFQGDTTQGQWVLDSKNKTIVFDEGFKVIKGFYKLNSKMLSLEVKKYIGKREDASFGTIFIKLEKLQ, encoded by the coding sequence TTGAATATATATATCATAGCCATCATTAGCTTGCTGTTGCTTTTGTGCAATTCTGATAAGAATTCAATAGTTGGTAATTGGCAAATAATTTCACTACAGAGTGATAGAGGGAATGAATTAAAAGAAGGCGATTATAGCTATACTTATGCGTTTAGAAAAGATGGTACATATGAATCTCATTTCCAAGGTGATACTACCCAAGGACAATGGGTTCTTGATTCAAAAAATAAAACAATTGTATTTGATGAGGGCTTCAAAGTTATAAAGGGGTTTTATAAACTGAATTCTAAAATGCTTTCTCTTGAGGTTAAAAAATATATTGGTAAAAGAGAAGATGCTTCTTTTGGGACAATTTTTATAAAACTTGAAAAACTACAGTAA
- a CDS encoding tRNA-uridine aminocarboxypropyltransferase: MQVEMKNPRIKCYKCMMPSSSCICKHISPFQTKTRFIILMHPKEYKKEKNGTGRMTKLQLENSEIIVGVDFTNNKRVNEILAKEKSCSYLLYPGEDNFNLSIRKSSEIVSFMSDKPHIFILDGTWPCARKMLKLSKNLQQLKRVSFDNTIKSKFIIKQQPASLCLSTIESVYTVLNLLKKGDFEQCETEGFLIPFEKMIEYQIECMLDSNNKNDRSSANGALIPKNIYKKISERNIIFEQES; the protein is encoded by the coding sequence TTGCAAGTAGAAATGAAAAACCCAAGAATCAAATGTTACAAATGCATGATGCCTTCAAGCTCATGTATTTGTAAACACATTAGTCCTTTCCAGACTAAGACTCGTTTTATTATTCTTATGCACCCTAAGGAGTATAAAAAAGAAAAAAATGGAACAGGACGCATGACTAAGCTTCAACTTGAAAATTCAGAAATTATCGTTGGAGTCGATTTTACAAATAATAAACGTGTAAATGAAATACTCGCTAAAGAGAAAAGTTGTTCTTATTTGCTTTATCCGGGGGAAGATAATTTTAACTTATCAATAAGAAAAAGTTCAGAAATAGTTTCATTTATGAGTGATAAGCCGCACATTTTTATTTTAGATGGCACATGGCCTTGCGCGCGTAAAATGCTTAAACTGAGTAAGAACTTGCAACAATTAAAAAGAGTGAGTTTTGATAATACAATAAAGTCAAAATTTATTATCAAGCAACAACCAGCATCTCTTTGTCTTAGTACTATTGAGTCCGTCTATACGGTCTTAAATTTACTTAAGAAAGGTGATTTTGAACAATGCGAGACAGAGGGTTTTCTTATTCCTTTTGAAAAAATGATTGAGTATCAAATAGAATGTATGCTAGACTCAAATAATAAAAACGATCGTTCAAGTGCAAATGGAGCGCTTATCCCTAAGAACATATATAAGAAAATTTCGGAAAGGAATATTATTTTTGAACAAGAAAGTTAG
- a CDS encoding LysE family translocator, whose protein sequence is MGIENFVTFMLTALIFMMTPGIDTVFVLNTSIGQGRKSGIYATLGINTGVLTHTLFAALGLSVLLSKSVMAFSIIKYVGALYLIYLGISKLKSTKNILPITEDNRQPKKVKSDFWSGFLTNTLNPKVALFVLAFFPQFITPSQLENPIPFILLGLTFAFIGTIWYLGLTFFASTFSHKIKTNPSFSIWSNKLSGFVFILMGIKIALSGR, encoded by the coding sequence ATGGGTATAGAAAATTTCGTCACTTTTATGCTAACGGCATTAATTTTTATGATGACACCAGGAATAGATACCGTATTTGTATTGAATACATCTATTGGTCAAGGTAGAAAATCTGGCATCTATGCCACACTAGGCATAAACACTGGAGTACTTACTCATACATTATTTGCCGCACTAGGTTTATCTGTATTGCTTTCTAAGTCTGTAATGGCTTTTTCAATAATCAAATATGTAGGTGCTCTTTATTTAATTTATTTAGGCATTTCAAAGCTAAAAAGCACTAAAAATATTTTACCAATCACAGAAGACAATAGGCAACCAAAAAAAGTAAAAAGTGATTTTTGGTCTGGTTTTCTAACCAATACATTAAACCCGAAAGTTGCATTATTCGTTTTAGCCTTTTTTCCTCAATTTATTACGCCTTCTCAATTAGAAAACCCTATTCCTTTTATTTTATTGGGTCTCACGTTTGCCTTCATAGGAACGATTTGGTATCTAGGTTTAACCTTTTTTGCGAGTACTTTTTCTCATAAAATAAAGACGAATCCAAGTTTTAGCATCTGGTCTAACAAATTGAGCGGCTTTGTTTTTATTTTAATGGGAATTAAAATTGCACTCAGCGGTCGCTAA
- a CDS encoding YdcF family protein — MYITIDGLTKNEKTADIAVILGNKVNEDGTLSERLEKRLQCGLRLFQNGQVKKIIVSGGLGKEGFYEGNKMKAYLIKKNVPDSLVIIDNFGNNTLATVHNTIKLKDSLNFESIIVVSQYFHLTRTKMLFRKQGLKNISSASPEYFEFRDFYSLFREFVAYYVE; from the coding sequence ATGTATATAACAATTGACGGATTAACCAAAAACGAAAAAACAGCTGATATTGCAGTAATTCTTGGGAATAAAGTAAACGAAGATGGTACACTTTCGGAGCGCCTCGAAAAGCGTTTACAATGTGGATTAAGATTGTTCCAAAACGGACAAGTAAAAAAAATAATTGTTAGTGGAGGTTTAGGAAAAGAAGGTTTTTATGAAGGAAACAAGATGAAGGCATATTTAATTAAAAAAAACGTCCCTGATTCTTTGGTTATTATAGACAACTTTGGAAATAACACACTTGCAACTGTTCATAATACAATTAAGTTAAAAGACAGCCTAAATTTTGAAAGCATAATTGTTGTATCACAATACTTTCATTTAACTCGAACAAAAATGTTGTTTAGAAAACAAGGATTGAAAAATATTAGTAGTGCAAGTCCTGAATATTTTGAATTCAGGGATTTCTATTCATTATTTAGAGAATTCGTAGCATATTACGTTGAATAA